From Elaeis guineensis isolate ETL-2024a chromosome 16, EG11, whole genome shotgun sequence, a single genomic window includes:
- the LOC140854264 gene encoding uncharacterized protein: protein MDNPSLQISSVRLDGPLTYLLWARNVRLFIKARGLEGFLTGAKTQPPTEDTAFVQWKSENSLVMAWLINFMVSSVAQGMSFFETAQKIWEAARTYSQYGNTTQAFELKRKIRALKQGNFSVTDYMAEFQRLWSELNFYHPFKASCASDAAEFKKFTDEKRIFDFLAGLNEEFDPIKVQILGQSSDLPSLNQVFSLILSEKIRRHVMIASSNETVRSAMIAQPQSQPRNRSDRDTRVCSYCNKTGHIRDTCWQLHDRPSSIQGRGRGGRRGGGRSGGTNGRGQANFFEVLDTTSSVSASLSTTASSTSATPSSTVGGSLSVEELQNLRQILTKLNTSSTTSSSATGKGTVNCTPTITLSSVLHELTTGEMIGYGRMHDGLYYLTERGQKSNLKTSLVVSCSSENAVHELQLQHRRRGHLSFSVLARLFPNLYNICDKHTLVCDAYYMFDMPAQNGVAERKNRHLLEVAQSLSFTMKVLKYLWGEAVLTVAFLINRMLLRALNYHTPLECLQGVSSFVVPPRIFGFVCFVRDHRSTIGKLDPRALKYIFVGYSATQKGYKYYYPSERHILFSMDVPFRESEIFFSSDTMDMSTNQPNIVSNFIFSPRVSSDYTNREGESDQEYGSEYGEHEKASRPYVIPSRYRYDIANFVSYKSLSPSYRIFIASLASISVPSHWKNAIADPKWKEAMLEEMKALAKNNTWEIVPLLAGK, encoded by the exons ATGGATAATCCTTCTCTTCAAATCAGTTCTGTTCGATTGGATGGACCCCTCACTTATCTTTTATGGGCCAGAAATGTGCGGCTGTTCATTAAAGCCCGTGGTTTGGAGGGTTTTCTTACCGGAGCTAAAACACAGCCACCAACAGAAGACACCGCTTTTGTACAGTGGAAGTCAGAGAACTCACTCGTGATGGCCTGGTTAATCAACTTCATGGTGTCCTCAGTTGCTCAGGGCATGTCATTCTTTGAAACTGCTCAAAAAATTTGGGAGGCTGCTCGAACTTATTCACAATATGGCAACACAACCCAAGCTTTTGAGCTCAAACGCAAGATACGTGCACTCAAACAGGGTAATTTTTCTGTCACCGATTACATGGCAGAATTTCAACGTTTATGGTCAGAGCTGAATTTTTATCATCCCTTCAAAGCTAGTTGCGCTAGTGATGCtgctgagttcaaaaaatttacagATGAGAAGCGAATCTTTGATTTTCTTGCTGGCCTCAATGaagaatttgatccaattaaagttCAAATTTTGGGTCAAAGTTCTGATCTGCCTTCTCTCAATCAAGTCTTCTCACTAATTCTAAGTGAGAAAATCCGTCGACATGTGATGATTGCCTCCTCTAATGAAACAGTCCGTTCTGCGATGATCGCTCAGCCCCAATCACAGCCACGCAATAGAAGTGATCGAGATACACGGGTATGCTCTTATTGCAACAAAACTGGACACATCCGTGATACATGCTGGCAGTTACATGATCGTCCTTCATCTATCCAAGGTCGAGGTAGAGGAGGTCGACGAGGAGGTGGGCGCTCTGGAGGAACAAATGGCCGTGGTCAAGCCAATTTTTTTGAAGTCCTCGATACTACTTCATCTGTTTCAGCATCTCTATCTACTACGGCTTCGTCTACTTCTGCTACTCCATCTTCTACTGTTGGAGGTTCTTTGTCTGTGGAGGAACTTCAGAATCTACGTCAAATTTTGACCAAGCTAAACACTTCTAGCACTACCTCTTCATCTGCTACGG GAAAAGGAACTGTCAACTGTACACCAACCATAACACTGTCCTCAGTTTTACAT GAGCTGACAACGGGGGAGATGATTGGGTATGGTAGAATGCATGATGGGCTGTACTATCTGACTGAAAGAGGACAAAAAAGTAATCTGAAAACTAGCTTGGTTGTATCTTGTTCTTCTGAGAATGCTGTGCATGAACTTCAGTTACAACATCGTAGGCGTGGGCATTTATCTTTCTCTGTGTTAGCAAGACTCTTTcctaatttatataatatttgtgACAAGCATACATTGGTTTGTGATGCAT ACTACATGTTTGATATGCCTGCTCAGAATGGAGTGGCTGAACGTAAGAATCGACATTTATTGGAAGTAGCTCAGTCTTTGTCCTTCACTATGAAAGTTCTTAAGTACCTGTGGGGTGAGGCAGTTCTTACTGTAGCTTTTCTTATTAATCGGATGCTTCTTCGAGCTTTGAACTATCACACACCACTTGAGTGCCTACAAGGAGTATCTTCTTTTGTTGTACCTCCTCGGATATTTGGGTTTGTATGCTTTGTTCGAGATCATCGATCTACTATTGGTAAACTTGATCCTCGGGCTCTCAAATATATTTTTGTTGGCTATTCTGCTACTCAGAAAGGATACAAATACTATTATCCTTCTGAACGGCATATATTGTTCAGTATGGATGTGCCATTCCGAGAATCTGAGATATTTTTTAGTAGTGATACCATGGATATGTCCACCAATCAACCTAATATTGTATCCAACTTTATCTTCTCTCCTCGTGTTTCATCTGATTACACCAATCGTGAGGGGGAGTCTGATCAAGAGTATGGCTCAGAGTATGGAGAGCATGA GAAAGCCTCTCGTCCATATGTTATTCCTTCTCGTTATCGTTATGATATTGCTAACTTTGTTTCCTATAAGTCTCTTTCACCTTCATATAGAATTTTTATTGCATCTCTAGCTTCTATCTCTGTTCCCTCGCACTGGAAGAATGCTATAGCAGATCCAAAATGGAAGGAGGCAATGCTTGAAGAGATGAAGGCCTTGGCCAAGAACAATACGTGGGAGATTGTTCCACTACTTGCTGGAAAATAA
- the LOC140854265 gene encoding secreted RxLR effector protein 161-like codes for MVGCRPAATPIEQNHRLMADGGTPVDRESVVSQYMHDPRKRHQEAVYQIIRYLKGCPGRGLMFSRHGYLKIEGYTDADWAGALDDRKSTSGYCIFLGGNLVTWHSKKQNVAARSSAEAEYRALAQGVCEVI; via the exons ATGGTGGGTTGTAGACCTGCAGCTACTCCGATTGAGCAGAATCATCGTCTTATGGCTGACGGTGGTACTCCAGTTGATCGAGAAAG TGTTGTAAGCCAGTATATGCATGATCCTCGTAAAAGACATCAGGAAGCTGTCTATCAAATTATACGATATCTTAAAGGATGTCCTGGACGTGGACTTATGTTTTCTCGTCATGGATACCTTAAGATTGAGGGATATACTGATGCTGACTGGGCTGGAGCCttggatgatagaaagtctacctcAGGTTATTGTATTTTCTTAGGTGGTAATCTTGTGACATGGCACAGTAAGAAGCAGAATGTGGCCGCTCGTTCCAGTGCTGAGGCTGAATATCGGGCCTTAGCTCAAGGGGTCTGTGAAGTCATATAG